The Streptomyces sp. NBC_00162 genome window below encodes:
- a CDS encoding RNA-binding protein, which produces MLEEALEHLVKGIVDNPDDVQVASRNLRRGQVLEVRVHPDDLGKVIGRNGRTARALRTVVGAIGGRGIRVDLVDVDQVR; this is translated from the coding sequence ATGCTCGAGGAGGCTCTTGAGCACCTCGTGAAGGGCATTGTGGACAACCCCGACGACGTGCAGGTCGCCTCGCGCAACCTGCGCCGCGGGCAGGTGCTCGAGGTCCGGGTTCACCCCGACGACCTCGGCAAGGTGATCGGCCGCAACGGCCGCACCGCACGTGCTCTGCGCACAGTCGTGGGCGCCATCGGCGGCCGGGGGATCCGCGTCGACCTCGTCGACGTGGACCAGGTCCGCTGA
- the lepB gene encoding signal peptidase I, translated as MDTEAPHTQRGHSSPDEGEGRSRFAFSKTGRSARSRHAWRLTWRRAGVLGVICTVFLLLLSNFVVQPFLIPSRSMEPTLKVGDRVLVDKLAYRFGDQPRRGDLVVFDGTGSFVRERPAGHPIGELLHGAASALGLAEPADTDFVKRVVGVGGDDVVCCDAGGRIEVNGVPLEEPYLYPGDAPSKVPFRIVVPLGTLWVMGDHRSQSRDSRDHLGEPGGGMVPVEKVIGRAEWIGWPLSRWGTAGGGHG; from the coding sequence ATGGACACCGAAGCACCTCACACGCAGCGCGGCCACTCTTCCCCCGACGAGGGGGAGGGGCGGTCGCGTTTCGCGTTTTCGAAGACCGGCCGGTCGGCGCGGTCGCGGCATGCCTGGCGGCTGACGTGGCGGCGGGCCGGAGTGCTCGGTGTGATCTGCACCGTCTTCCTGCTGCTGCTCAGCAATTTCGTGGTGCAGCCCTTCCTGATCCCCAGCCGCTCGATGGAGCCGACGCTCAAGGTCGGCGACCGGGTGCTGGTCGACAAGCTGGCGTACCGTTTCGGCGACCAGCCGCGCCGCGGTGACCTGGTGGTCTTCGACGGCACCGGGTCCTTCGTACGGGAACGCCCCGCGGGCCATCCGATCGGCGAGCTGCTGCACGGAGCGGCCTCCGCGCTCGGGCTCGCGGAGCCCGCCGACACCGACTTCGTCAAGCGGGTCGTGGGCGTCGGCGGCGACGACGTGGTGTGCTGCGATGCCGGGGGACGCATCGAGGTCAACGGCGTCCCGCTGGAGGAGCCGTACCTCTACCCGGGCGACGCGCCCTCGAAGGTGCCCTTCCGGATCGTCGTCCCCCTTGGGACCCTGTGGGTGATGGGTGATCATCGGTCCCAGTCCCGGGATTCGCGGGACCACCTGGGGGAACCGGGCGGGGGGATGGTGCCGGTGGAGAAGGTGATCGGGCGGGCCGAATGGATCGGCTGGCCCCTCTCGCGCTGGGGCACGGCCGGCGGCGGGCATGGGTAG
- the rpsP gene encoding 30S ribosomal protein S16 produces the protein MAVKIKLKRLGKIRQPHYRIVVADARTRRDGRAIEEIGIYHPTYNPSRIEVNAERAQYWLSVGAQPTEAVLAILKLTGDWQAHKGLPAPAPLLQPATKEDKRRTFDEFAKALEGGDAKGEAITQKAKKADKKADEAEAAAESTEA, from the coding sequence GTGGCAGTCAAGATCAAGCTCAAGCGCCTCGGCAAGATTCGCCAGCCGCACTACCGCATCGTCGTCGCCGACGCCCGCACCCGCCGGGATGGTCGCGCGATCGAGGAGATCGGTATCTACCACCCGACCTACAACCCGTCGCGCATCGAGGTCAACGCCGAGCGTGCGCAGTACTGGCTGTCCGTCGGCGCCCAGCCCACCGAGGCTGTGCTCGCCATCCTGAAGCTGACCGGTGACTGGCAGGCCCACAAGGGCCTCCCCGCCCCCGCGCCGCTGCTGCAGCCGGCGACGAAGGAAGACAAGCGTCGCACCTTCGACGAGTTCGCCAAGGCCCTCGAGGGTGGCGACGCCAAGGGCGAGGCCATCACGCAGAAGGCGAAGAAGGCCGACAAGAAGGCGGACGAGGCTGAGGCCGCCGCCGAGTCGACCGAGGCCTGA
- the lepB gene encoding signal peptidase I, with product MGGTQAIRSGKDGHGGLGNVLSGIAVAVGFALFLGGFVWGALVYQPYTVPTDSMMPTVLPGDRVLAQRIDGVEVRRGDVVIFTDSMWSDSPMVKRVVGIGGDTVKCCGAGGELTVNGTALDEPYADNTKPDSGLAMPPGQAPAPGTPFEVTVPEGNLFLLGDRRAASLDSRAHLQEAGQGTVPRSTVSARVDAVAWPSTSMLERPRTYAALPGGISKPGPLRLQLASVVAGAALVVLGAAYGPLARVLGRGRRREPAGVH from the coding sequence ATGGGCGGAACACAGGCAATACGCAGTGGCAAGGACGGCCACGGTGGTCTCGGCAACGTGTTGTCGGGCATCGCCGTGGCCGTCGGCTTTGCGCTCTTCCTCGGCGGTTTCGTGTGGGGGGCGCTCGTCTATCAGCCCTACACCGTGCCCACCGACTCGATGATGCCCACGGTGCTGCCCGGGGACCGGGTGCTGGCCCAGCGCATCGACGGCGTCGAGGTGCGCCGTGGGGACGTGGTCATCTTCACTGATTCCATGTGGAGCGATTCGCCCATGGTCAAGCGGGTCGTCGGCATCGGCGGCGACACCGTGAAGTGCTGCGGCGCGGGCGGCGAGCTGACCGTGAACGGCACGGCCCTCGACGAGCCGTACGCCGACAACACCAAGCCCGACTCGGGCCTGGCGATGCCGCCCGGGCAGGCCCCGGCCCCCGGGACCCCCTTCGAGGTGACCGTTCCCGAGGGGAACCTCTTCCTGCTCGGCGACCGCCGGGCCGCCTCCCTCGACTCCCGGGCCCACCTCCAGGAGGCCGGGCAGGGCACCGTGCCCCGGTCGACCGTCAGCGCCCGCGTCGACGCCGTGGCCTGGCCCTCCACGTCCATGCTGGAGCGGCCGCGGACCTACGCGGCGCTGCCCGGCGGAATCTCCAAGCCCGGGCCGCTGCGGCTCCAGCTCGCGAGCGTGGTGGCCGGCGCCGCGCTGGTGGTCCTGGGCGCCGCCTACGGGCCTCTCGCACGGGTTCTGGGGCGCGGGCGGCGGCGGGAGCCGGCCGGTGTCCACTGA
- the lepB gene encoding signal peptidase I, translating into MGSRGRPRGGREPERRPEPEPEPVVPEGGRAERRRLARRVRRRRRTRRAGELPLLVVVALCIALLLKTFLVQAFFIPSGSMEQTIQIGDRVLVDKLTPWFGSEVERGDVVVFKDPGGWLKGEVARPASDPVGVKQVKQTLTFIGLLPSADEQDLIKRVIGVGGDTVQCCDARGRVTVNGSPLDEPYVNPGNAPSEIRFEVRVPAGRLFVMGDHRANSADSRYHLDEAFEGTIDENGVVGEAVVIAWPFGHWRRLETPATFRMVPDQARREAHGRRRRRRGTPFA; encoded by the coding sequence ATGGGTAGCCGCGGGCGGCCGCGCGGCGGGCGGGAGCCCGAGCGCAGACCCGAGCCGGAGCCGGAACCCGTCGTGCCGGAGGGCGGCCGGGCCGAGCGGCGCCGGCTGGCCCGCCGGGTGCGGCGCCGCCGCCGCACGCGCCGGGCCGGTGAGCTGCCCCTGCTGGTGGTCGTGGCGCTGTGCATCGCGCTGCTCCTCAAGACCTTCCTGGTGCAGGCCTTCTTCATCCCGTCGGGTTCGATGGAGCAGACCATCCAGATCGGCGACCGGGTGCTGGTGGACAAACTGACCCCGTGGTTCGGCTCCGAGGTCGAGCGCGGCGACGTCGTCGTGTTCAAGGACCCCGGCGGCTGGCTCAAGGGCGAGGTCGCCCGGCCGGCCTCGGACCCGGTCGGGGTCAAGCAGGTCAAGCAGACCCTCACCTTCATCGGACTGCTGCCGTCCGCGGACGAGCAGGACTTGATCAAGCGCGTCATCGGCGTCGGCGGGGACACCGTCCAGTGCTGTGACGCCCGGGGGCGGGTCACCGTCAACGGCTCGCCGCTCGATGAGCCGTACGTGAACCCGGGCAACGCGCCCTCGGAGATCCGCTTCGAGGTGCGGGTGCCAGCGGGCCGGCTCTTCGTGATGGGCGACCACCGGGCGAACTCGGCCGACTCCCGCTACCACCTCGACGAGGCCTTCGAGGGCACCATCGACGAGAACGGGGTCGTGGGCGAGGCCGTGGTCATCGCCTGGCCGTTCGGGCACTGGCGTCGGCTGGAGACCCCCGCGACCTTCCGGATGGTGCCCGATCAGGCGCGACGCGAGGCACACGGGCGTCGTCGGCGCCGACGGGGCACTCCGTTCGCATAG
- a CDS encoding NUDIX hydrolase, protein MSTDPAQAPAPGPRKVSRVILLDPADRILLLHGFEPADPADDWWFTPGGGLEGDESREQAALRELAEETGITEVDLGPVLWHRYCSFPFDGRRWEQDEWYFLARTAQTEIEPAGLTELERRSVTGARWWTSEELLSARETVYPTRLAELLRTLLDDGPPGAPVVLAPEIV, encoded by the coding sequence GTGTCCACTGACCCGGCACAGGCCCCGGCCCCCGGCCCCCGCAAGGTGTCGCGGGTGATCCTGCTGGACCCGGCGGACCGGATCCTGCTGCTGCACGGCTTCGAACCGGCGGACCCCGCGGACGACTGGTGGTTCACCCCGGGCGGCGGGCTGGAGGGCGACGAGAGCCGGGAGCAGGCGGCGCTCAGGGAACTGGCGGAGGAGACGGGGATCACAGAGGTCGATCTGGGGCCTGTGCTGTGGCACCGGTACTGCTCCTTCCCCTTCGACGGGCGCCGCTGGGAGCAGGACGAGTGGTACTTCCTGGCCCGAACCGCCCAGACGGAGATCGAGCCGGCCGGGCTCACCGAGCTGGAGCGGCGCAGCGTCACCGGAGCCAGGTGGTGGACCTCCGAGGAACTTCTCTCGGCACGTGAGACGGTGTACCCGACCAGACTCGCCGAGCTGCTCCGTACGCTGCTCGACGACGGTCCTCCGGGTGCGCCGGTGGTCCTGGCCCCGGAAATCGTTTAG
- the lepB gene encoding signal peptidase I has translation MAVGARSGRDEGEERPDDAIKHEAEAEDDGGGKARPHRSFWKELPLLVGIALLLALLIKTFLVQAFSIPSDSMQNTLQRGDRVLVDKLTPWFGSEPERGEVVVFHDPANWLSGEPTPEPNLAQQILSKIGLMPDAAEKDLIKRTIAIGGDTVECKKGGPVVVNGKALDEPYIFPGNTACDDAPFGPLKVPKGKIWVMGDHRQNSQDSRYHMQDSTEGFVPVDKVVGRAVVIAWPITRWSTLPVPDTFDQPGIGNQAAATALGLGAAGLAPVGLAPAALGLTGAVPLVMWRRRRLTSGPTAG, from the coding sequence GTGGCGGTAGGCGCACGATCCGGACGCGATGAAGGTGAGGAGCGGCCGGACGACGCCATCAAGCACGAGGCCGAGGCCGAGGACGACGGCGGTGGCAAGGCGCGCCCGCACCGCTCGTTCTGGAAGGAGCTTCCGCTCCTGGTCGGTATCGCGCTGCTGCTGGCCCTGCTGATCAAGACCTTCCTCGTGCAGGCGTTCTCGATCCCGTCCGACTCGATGCAGAACACCCTGCAGCGCGGGGACCGGGTGCTGGTGGACAAGCTGACCCCGTGGTTCGGCTCCGAGCCCGAGCGGGGCGAGGTCGTCGTCTTCCACGATCCGGCGAACTGGCTCTCAGGAGAGCCCACCCCCGAGCCGAACCTCGCCCAGCAGATCCTCAGCAAGATCGGCCTGATGCCGGACGCCGCCGAGAAGGACCTGATCAAGCGGACCATCGCCATCGGCGGGGACACGGTCGAGTGCAAGAAGGGCGGTCCGGTCGTCGTCAACGGCAAGGCCCTCGACGAGCCGTACATCTTCCCCGGCAACACCGCGTGCGACGACGCCCCCTTCGGTCCCCTCAAGGTGCCCAAGGGCAAGATCTGGGTGATGGGCGACCACCGGCAGAACTCCCAGGACTCCCGCTACCACATGCAGGACTCCACCGAGGGCTTCGTGCCCGTCGACAAGGTCGTCGGGCGGGCCGTCGTGATTGCATGGCCGATCACCCGCTGGTCCACCCTGCCGGTCCCCGACACCTTCGACCAGCCGGGCATCGGCAACCAGGCCGCGGCGACCGCGCTCGGCCTCGGCGCCGCCGGGCTGGCGCCGGTCGGGCTGGCTCCGGCCGCGCTGGGGCTCACGGGCGCTGTGCCGCTCGTCATGTGGCGGCGGCGGAGGCTGACCTCGGGCCCTACCGCCGGGTAG
- the rimM gene encoding ribosome maturation factor RimM (Essential for efficient processing of 16S rRNA) has translation MELVVARIGRAHGIKGEVTVEVRTDEPELRLSPGAVLKTEPVTAGPLTIETGRVHSGRLMLRFAGVKDRTGAEALRNILLIAEVDPAELPEEPDEYYDHQLMDLDVVLEDGTEIGRITEISHLPSQDLFIVERPDGSEVMIPFVEEIVAEIDLEEQRCVITPPPGLIDEREAVIDSTRDEDGEDA, from the coding sequence GTGGAGTTGGTAGTCGCGCGGATCGGCCGCGCCCACGGCATCAAGGGTGAGGTCACCGTCGAGGTGCGCACCGACGAGCCGGAACTGCGGCTCAGTCCCGGCGCCGTGCTCAAGACGGAGCCCGTGACGGCGGGACCGCTGACCATCGAGACGGGCCGGGTGCACAGCGGAAGGCTGATGCTCCGCTTCGCCGGCGTCAAGGACCGCACCGGCGCCGAGGCGCTGCGCAACATCCTGCTGATCGCCGAGGTGGACCCGGCGGAGCTCCCCGAGGAGCCCGACGAGTACTACGACCACCAGCTGATGGACCTGGACGTGGTCCTCGAGGACGGCACCGAGATCGGCCGGATCACCGAGATCTCCCACCTGCCCTCGCAGGACCTCTTCATCGTCGAGCGGCCGGACGGCTCCGAGGTGATGATCCCCTTCGTCGAGGAGATCGTCGCCGAGATCGACCTCGAGGAGCAGCGCTGCGTCATCACCCCGCCGCCCGGGCTGATCGACGAGCGCGAAGCCGTCATCGACTCGACCCGTGACGAGGACGGGGAAGACGCCTGA
- the trmD gene encoding tRNA (guanosine(37)-N1)-methyltransferase TrmD translates to MRLDVVTIFPEYLEPLNVSLVGKARARGQLDVHVHDLRDWTYDRHNTVDDTPYGGGPGMVMKTDPWGEALDAALADGYEAGAHGPVMVVPTPSGRPFTQELAVELSERPWLIFTPARYEGIDRRVMDEYATRMPVYEVSIGDYVLAGGEAAVLVVTEAVARLLPGVLGNAESHRDDSFAPGEMANLLEGPVYTKPPEWRGRGIPEVLLSGHHGKIARWRRDEAFRRTARNRPDLIERCEASAFDKKDREILSVLGWKPSDDGRFWLRPQTVEE, encoded by the coding sequence ATGCGTCTCGACGTCGTCACGATCTTCCCCGAGTACCTGGAACCGCTGAACGTCTCCCTCGTCGGCAAGGCCCGCGCCCGCGGCCAGCTCGACGTACACGTCCATGACCTGCGGGACTGGACGTACGACCGGCACAACACGGTCGACGACACCCCGTACGGCGGCGGACCCGGCATGGTCATGAAGACCGATCCGTGGGGCGAGGCCCTGGACGCGGCGCTGGCCGACGGCTACGAGGCGGGCGCGCACGGGCCCGTCATGGTCGTTCCCACCCCCAGCGGCCGCCCCTTCACCCAGGAACTCGCCGTCGAACTCTCCGAGCGGCCCTGGCTGATTTTCACCCCGGCCCGCTACGAGGGCATCGACCGCCGTGTCATGGACGAGTACGCCACGCGCATGCCGGTGTACGAGGTCTCCATCGGGGACTACGTCCTGGCGGGCGGCGAGGCCGCCGTCCTGGTCGTCACCGAGGCCGTGGCCCGGCTGCTCCCCGGGGTGCTCGGCAACGCCGAATCGCACCGCGACGACTCCTTCGCCCCCGGCGAGATGGCCAACCTGTTGGAGGGGCCCGTCTACACCAAGCCCCCCGAGTGGCGCGGCCGGGGCATTCCGGAGGTGCTGCTCAGCGGCCACCACGGGAAGATCGCCCGCTGGCGCCGGGACGAGGCCTTCCGCCGGACCGCCCGCAACCGCCCGGACCTGATCGAGCGCTGCGAGGCCTCCGCCTTCGACAAGAAGGACCGGGAGATCCTCTCCGTACTGGGCTGGAAGCCGTCGGACGACGGCCGATTTTGGCTCCGGCCGCAGACCGTGGAAGAATAG
- a CDS encoding methyltransferase type 11, with product MTPTPTATLVARDWAEIQERMLVPLYEAVYDRLEVGPGDRLLGLGCGAGLPLLLAAGRGAAATGVEADPARRALARERLLEVLATPPSAPSASAGRPYDALLAFSPDLVALERALPAVRRGGAVVLADWGPAERCTVPAVLGGGPAPRDLDALVERAGLRPDGSGRVFCPFGYADVDSAVRGLLSTGLYPVAGTGSTGVADAAPFGMADPVLAEKELAVALHPYERPDGAVWLPNIFRYVIARMA from the coding sequence ATGACACCGACGCCGACCGCGACGCTCGTCGCCCGGGACTGGGCCGAGATCCAGGAACGGATGCTGGTACCGCTGTACGAGGCGGTCTACGACCGGCTGGAGGTCGGGCCGGGGGACCGGCTGCTGGGCCTCGGCTGCGGGGCCGGGCTGCCCCTGCTGCTCGCGGCCGGGCGGGGAGCCGCGGCCACCGGCGTGGAGGCGGATCCGGCGCGGCGGGCGCTGGCCCGCGAGCGGCTCCTGGAGGTGCTGGCGACTCCGCCGTCCGCACCGTCGGCGTCGGCGGGCCGCCCGTACGACGCCCTGCTGGCCTTCTCGCCCGACCTGGTGGCGCTGGAGCGGGCCCTGCCCGCGGTCCGGCGCGGCGGGGCGGTGGTGCTGGCCGACTGGGGCCCGGCGGAGAGATGCACCGTGCCCGCGGTGCTGGGCGGCGGGCCCGCGCCGCGGGATCTGGACGCTCTCGTGGAGCGGGCCGGACTGCGTCCGGACGGGTCGGGGCGGGTGTTCTGCCCGTTCGGCTACGCGGACGTGGACAGCGCGGTGCGCGGGCTGTTGTCGACGGGGCTGTACCCCGTCGCGGGCACCGGCTCCACCGGAGTGGCGGACGCCGCGCCCTTCGGGATGGCCGATCCCGTGCTGGCGGAGAAGGAGCTCGCCGTCGCCCTTCACCCGTACGAGCGGCCCGACGGGGCCGTTTGGCTGCCGAACATCTTCCGGTATGTGATCGCCCGAATGGCGTAA
- the rplS gene encoding 50S ribosomal protein L19, with amino-acid sequence MSHLLDGVNAAALRSDVPAFRPGDTINVHVRVIEGNRSRIQQFKGVVIRRQGAGVSETFTVRKVSFSVGVERTFPVHSPIFEKIELVTRGDVRRAKLYYLRELRGKAAKIKEKRDN; translated from the coding sequence ATGTCTCACCTGCTCGATGGCGTCAACGCCGCCGCGCTCCGCTCGGACGTCCCGGCCTTCCGCCCGGGTGACACGATCAACGTGCACGTCCGCGTGATCGAGGGCAACCGCTCCCGTATCCAGCAGTTCAAGGGTGTCGTCATCCGTCGCCAGGGCGCCGGTGTCTCCGAGACCTTCACCGTTCGCAAGGTCTCCTTCAGCGTCGGCGTGGAGCGTACCTTCCCGGTCCACTCCCCGATCTTCGAGAAGATCGAGCTCGTCACCCGCGGTGACGTGCGCCGCGCCAAGCTGTACTACCTCCGTGAGCTCCGCGGCAAGGCCGCGAAGATCAAGGAGAAGCGCGACAACTGA
- the proS gene encoding proline--tRNA ligase, protein MAKAPVLTPQAEDFPRWYQDLINKAELADNGPVRGTMVIRPYGYGLWERMQQEMDARIKDAGAQNAYFPLFIPQSYLTKEAEHVEGFAPELAVVTHGGGKELEEPVVVRPTSETIINDYFSKWVQSYRDLPLLINQWANVVRWEMRPRVFLRTSEFLWQEGHTAHATYEEARDYAARIHTDVYGDFMTNVLGIDVVLGRKTAKERFAGAINTLTLEGMMGDGKALQLGTSHELGTNFAKAFNTQYLSKEGKQELVWQTSWGVSTRMVGGLIMSHGDDNGLRVPPRLAHVQVVVMAIKGDEAVAKVRELGAQLKAAGLRVHVDDRVDTPFGRRAVDWELKGVPVRIEIGPRDLEAGTAMLARRIPGGKTPVQIDAIADLLPKVLDEDQAQLLRESRERREARTSDVSTIEEAAEAAIAGGWARIPWADLGPEGEAKLAEQAVSVRCLIAADGSVPESDDAPGTLAIVARSY, encoded by the coding sequence ATGGCAAAGGCACCCGTTCTCACCCCGCAGGCGGAGGATTTCCCCCGCTGGTACCAGGATCTGATCAACAAGGCCGAGCTGGCCGACAACGGTCCGGTCCGCGGCACCATGGTCATCCGACCGTACGGCTACGGCCTGTGGGAGCGGATGCAGCAGGAGATGGACGCGCGGATCAAGGACGCGGGCGCCCAGAACGCCTACTTCCCGCTCTTCATCCCGCAGTCGTACCTGACGAAGGAAGCGGAGCACGTCGAGGGCTTCGCCCCCGAGCTCGCGGTCGTCACGCACGGCGGCGGCAAGGAGCTGGAAGAGCCGGTCGTCGTCCGGCCCACCTCCGAGACGATCATCAACGACTACTTCTCCAAGTGGGTCCAGAGCTACCGCGACCTGCCCCTGCTGATCAACCAGTGGGCCAACGTGGTCCGCTGGGAGATGCGCCCGCGCGTCTTCCTCCGTACGAGCGAGTTCCTCTGGCAGGAGGGCCACACGGCCCACGCCACCTACGAGGAAGCCCGCGACTACGCCGCCCGCATCCACACGGACGTGTACGGCGACTTCATGACGAACGTGCTCGGCATCGACGTCGTGCTCGGCCGCAAGACCGCCAAGGAGCGCTTCGCCGGCGCCATCAACACCCTCACCCTCGAGGGCATGATGGGCGACGGCAAGGCCCTGCAGCTGGGCACGAGCCACGAGCTCGGCACCAACTTCGCCAAGGCCTTCAACACGCAGTACCTGTCGAAGGAAGGCAAGCAGGAGCTCGTCTGGCAGACCTCGTGGGGCGTCTCGACCCGCATGGTCGGCGGCCTGATCATGTCCCACGGCGACGACAACGGCCTGCGCGTCCCGCCGCGCCTCGCGCACGTCCAGGTCGTCGTCATGGCGATCAAGGGCGACGAGGCCGTGGCGAAGGTCCGCGAGCTGGGCGCCCAGCTGAAGGCCGCCGGTCTCCGTGTACACGTCGACGACCGCGTGGACACCCCCTTCGGCCGCCGAGCCGTCGACTGGGAGCTCAAGGGCGTACCGGTCCGCATCGAGATCGGCCCCCGCGACCTGGAGGCCGGCACCGCGATGCTGGCCCGCCGGATCCCGGGCGGCAAGACCCCGGTGCAGATCGACGCGATCGCCGACCTGCTGCCCAAGGTGCTCGACGAGGACCAGGCGCAGCTGCTGCGCGAGTCCCGCGAGCGCCGTGAGGCCCGTACCTCGGACGTCTCGACCATCGAGGAGGCCGCCGAGGCCGCCATCGCCGGTGGCTGGGCGCGGATCCCGTGGGCGGACCTCGGTCCGGAGGGCGAGGCGAAGCTGGCCGAGCAGGCCGTCTCCGTGCGCTGCCTGATCGCCGCCGACGGGTCGGTCCCGGAGTCGGACGACGCCCCCGGTACCCTCGCGATCGTCGCGCGCTCGTACTGA
- a CDS encoding DUF2469 domain-containing protein has translation MSAEDLEKYETEMELKLYREYRDVVGLFKYVIETERRFYLTNDYEMQVHSVQGEVFFEVSMADAWVWDMYRPARFVKQVRVLTFKDVNIEELNKSDLELPGS, from the coding sequence ATGAGTGCCGAGGACCTCGAAAAGTACGAGACCGAGATGGAGCTGAAGCTCTATCGGGAGTACCGCGACGTCGTCGGGCTGTTCAAGTACGTGATCGAGACCGAACGCCGTTTCTACCTCACCAACGACTACGAGATGCAGGTGCACTCGGTCCAGGGGGAGGTCTTCTTCGAGGTCTCCATGGCCGATGCCTGGGTGTGGGACATGTACCGGCCGGCCCGGTTCGTGAAGCAGGTGAGGGTGCTGACGTTCAAGGACGTGAACATCGAGGAGCTCAACAAGAGCGACCTGGAACTGCCGGGCAGCTGA